The Longimicrobiaceae bacterium genome window below encodes:
- a CDS encoding ATP-binding protein, whose product MPDAPNDGPPLPEDTPRPGAPVPDPAPPGGPLRALLRIPLFYKILIANALIVVLGTVAGTWVTASYVRAAPHRSTLDLVGLLVLGGLVLSVLVNALILRLALSPLKLLERAAAQVLAGNLDARAPRSPVADRELDRLTRTFNGMLDTVAVYRQRLRDVAVRALTAAEEERKRIARELHDETAQMLAALLIRVRIVRNSQDPEALDALLEEMRGEIGESLEGIRRFARGLRPPALDELGLGPAIESHARHLAESVGIAIRVEADPLDEVLTPEAELALYRIVQEALSNVVRHAGATHATVRVARAPSAVLVDVEDDGGGFDVAGVMAGERKGLGLFGMQERAAYLGGRVEIRSSPGQGTRVRAEVPVAEQGAGNG is encoded by the coding sequence ATGCCCGACGCCCCGAACGACGGACCGCCCCTCCCCGAAGACACCCCGCGCCCCGGCGCCCCCGTCCCGGACCCGGCCCCTCCCGGCGGACCGCTGCGGGCGCTGCTGCGCATCCCGCTCTTCTACAAGATCCTGATCGCCAACGCGCTGATCGTGGTGCTGGGCACCGTGGCCGGCACCTGGGTGACCGCCTCGTACGTGCGCGCCGCGCCGCACCGGTCCACCCTCGACCTGGTGGGGCTCCTCGTGCTCGGCGGCCTGGTGCTCAGCGTGCTGGTGAACGCGCTGATCCTGCGCCTCGCCCTCTCGCCCCTGAAGCTCCTGGAGCGCGCCGCGGCGCAGGTGCTCGCCGGCAACCTGGACGCGCGCGCCCCCCGCTCCCCCGTGGCCGACCGGGAGCTGGACCGCCTGACGCGCACCTTCAATGGAATGCTGGACACCGTGGCGGTCTACCGGCAGCGCCTGCGCGACGTGGCGGTGCGCGCCCTCACCGCCGCCGAGGAGGAGCGGAAGCGGATCGCGCGGGAGCTGCACGACGAGACCGCGCAGATGCTGGCCGCCCTGCTCATCCGCGTGCGTATCGTCCGCAACTCGCAGGACCCGGAGGCGCTGGACGCGCTGCTGGAGGAGATGCGCGGAGAGATCGGCGAGTCGCTGGAGGGGATCCGCCGCTTCGCGCGCGGGCTGCGCCCCCCCGCGCTGGACGAGCTGGGGCTGGGCCCCGCCATCGAGTCGCACGCGCGCCACCTGGCGGAGAGCGTGGGGATCGCCATCCGCGTGGAGGCCGACCCGCTGGACGAGGTGCTCACCCCCGAGGCCGAGCTGGCGCTCTATCGCATCGTGCAGGAGGCTCTCTCGAACGTGGTCCGCCACGCCGGCGCCACCCACGCCACGGTCCGCGTGGCGCGCGCCCCCAGCGCCGTGCTCGTGGACGTGGAGGACGACGGCGGCGGCTTCGACGTGGCCGGCGTCATGGCGGGCGAGCGGAAGGGGCTGGGCCTCTTCGGCATGCAGGAGCGTGCCGCCTACCTGGGCGGCCGGGTGGAGATCCGCAGCAGCCCCGGCCAGGGGACCCGCGTGCGGGCGGAGGTGCCGGTGGCGGAGCAGGGAGCCGGCAACGGCTGA
- a CDS encoding GAF domain-containing protein — MAEYTLVADRTGELRLSAEEKEARYSEVGAQIEAVLQGEPDLLAGMATVACLLHNAFPYYFWTGFYRRISADELLVGPYQGTMGCLRIRFGRGVCGTSAAERRTVVVPDVHAFPGHIACDAASASEIVVPVLDAAGELIAVLDVDSTIPAAFDETDQRHLERIVALLADRESRPVVAA, encoded by the coding sequence ATGGCAGAGTACACGCTGGTCGCGGACCGGACCGGGGAGCTGCGGCTGTCCGCGGAGGAGAAGGAAGCGCGCTACTCCGAGGTGGGCGCGCAGATCGAGGCCGTGCTCCAGGGAGAGCCGGACCTGCTGGCTGGGATGGCGACGGTCGCCTGCCTCCTCCACAACGCCTTCCCGTACTACTTCTGGACCGGCTTCTACCGCCGAATCTCGGCGGACGAGCTCCTGGTGGGGCCGTACCAGGGCACGATGGGGTGCCTGCGCATCCGCTTCGGGCGGGGGGTGTGCGGGACCTCGGCCGCGGAACGGCGGACGGTGGTCGTGCCGGACGTGCACGCCTTCCCCGGCCACATCGCCTGCGACGCCGCCTCGGCATCCGAGATCGTGGTGCCGGTGCTCGACGCCGCGGGCGAGCTGATCGCCGTGCTCGACGTGGACAGCACCATCCCGGCCGCCTTCGACGAGACGGACCAGCGGCACCTGGAGCGGATCGTCGCCCTGCTGGCGGACCGCGAGTCCCGTCCCGTTGTGGCGGCGTAG
- a CDS encoding SRPBCC family protein, with amino-acid sequence MATTLESPTVRAERTREAGGGQEEGTHQNVGGPERLASVAGGGILALAGLKRGGIGGMLAAAAGAALVQRGVTGHCSVYGGLGLSSARDDTGRRIGAPERVSTFDSTVTVRTSLTVARPAAELYRFWREPGNLPRFMTRIESVRAESPTRAHWTMSAPMGRTWEWAAEVTEEREGERIAWRSAEGAPLPNRGSVTFRTDSRGEETVVTYEIEFDPPLGAVGAAIANVFHEVPEQMARQDLRRFKALVESGEIPTTEGQPSCRGRDD; translated from the coding sequence ATGGCGACGACGCTGGAATCCCCCACCGTCCGCGCGGAGCGGACGCGGGAAGCGGGAGGCGGGCAGGAGGAGGGCACGCACCAGAACGTGGGCGGGCCCGAGCGCCTGGCCTCGGTGGCTGGCGGCGGAATCCTGGCGCTGGCCGGGCTCAAGCGCGGCGGCATCGGCGGGATGCTGGCGGCGGCTGCGGGGGCGGCGCTGGTGCAGCGCGGCGTGACGGGCCACTGCTCCGTCTACGGCGGTCTGGGGCTGAGCAGCGCGCGGGACGACACCGGCCGGCGGATCGGCGCGCCCGAGCGGGTGTCCACCTTCGACAGCACGGTGACGGTGCGAACCTCGCTCACGGTGGCCCGGCCCGCTGCGGAGCTGTACCGCTTCTGGCGGGAGCCCGGCAACCTTCCCCGCTTCATGACGCGCATCGAGTCCGTCCGCGCGGAGTCGCCCACGCGCGCGCACTGGACGATGAGCGCGCCCATGGGCCGCACCTGGGAGTGGGCCGCCGAGGTCACGGAAGAGCGGGAGGGCGAGCGCATCGCCTGGCGGTCGGCGGAGGGGGCGCCGCTCCCGAACCGCGGCTCCGTCACCTTCCGCACCGACTCGCGCGGCGAGGAGACGGTGGTCACCTACGAGATCGAGTTCGATCCGCCGCTCGGAGCCGTGGGCGCGGCCATCGCCAACGTCTTCCACGAGGTCCCGGAGCAGATGGCCCGCCAGGACCTGCGCCGCTTCAAGGCGCTCGTGGAGAGCGGCGAGATCCCCACGACGGAGGGGCAGCCCTCCTGCCGGGGGAGGGACGATTGA
- a CDS encoding sodium:proton antiporter, with the protein MTAIAWFLVTGALLVLLAVSGSVFQRLPLSVAMVYLMAGVLIGPAVLDLFYVDPVGQAALLERITEVAVIISLFSAGLKLRTPLADRRWQVPVRLAFVSMTVTVGLIAAAGVWGMGLPLGAAVLLGAVLAPTDPVLASDVQVEHPTDRDRLRFSLTGEAGLNDGTAFPFVMLGLGLLGLHEMGEWGWRWLAVDVLWAIVGGLAVGTAMGMAVGRFILYLRSEHKEAVGLDDFLGLGLIALSYGTALLVHTYGFLAVFAAGLALRRIERKHTGEHRPPPDVELAAEAEDVVEVATDPEKAPAYMAQAVLAFSEQLERIGTVGVVVLLGGMLSQSYLSVHVFWFVPLLFLVIRPVAVVVGLAGSDTSPARRRLISWFGIRGIGSVYYLTFAIEHGVPGDVAERLTAVMLATVVASIFLHGVTVTPLMRRYTRESRDED; encoded by the coding sequence GTGACCGCGATCGCCTGGTTCCTGGTCACCGGCGCGCTGCTGGTGCTGCTCGCAGTGTCCGGCTCGGTGTTCCAGCGGCTCCCGCTCTCCGTCGCCATGGTGTACCTGATGGCGGGGGTGCTGATCGGCCCCGCCGTGCTGGACCTGTTCTACGTGGACCCGGTGGGCCAGGCCGCGCTGCTGGAGCGCATCACCGAGGTGGCGGTGATCATCTCCCTCTTCTCCGCCGGCCTCAAGCTCCGCACCCCCCTGGCCGACCGGCGCTGGCAGGTGCCGGTGCGGCTGGCGTTCGTCTCCATGACGGTGACGGTGGGGCTGATCGCCGCGGCCGGGGTGTGGGGGATGGGGCTCCCGCTGGGCGCGGCGGTCCTCCTGGGCGCGGTGCTCGCCCCCACCGACCCGGTGCTCGCCTCCGACGTACAGGTGGAGCACCCCACTGACCGCGACCGGCTTCGCTTCAGCCTCACCGGCGAGGCCGGGCTCAACGACGGCACCGCCTTCCCGTTCGTGATGCTGGGGCTGGGCCTGCTCGGGCTGCACGAGATGGGGGAGTGGGGGTGGCGCTGGCTGGCCGTGGACGTGCTCTGGGCCATCGTGGGCGGCCTGGCCGTGGGGACGGCGATGGGGATGGCGGTGGGCCGCTTCATCCTTTACCTGCGCAGCGAGCACAAGGAGGCGGTGGGGCTGGACGACTTCCTGGGGCTGGGGCTCATCGCGCTCTCCTATGGGACGGCGCTCCTGGTGCACACTTACGGCTTCCTGGCGGTGTTCGCGGCGGGCCTGGCGCTGCGCCGCATCGAGCGGAAGCACACCGGGGAGCACCGCCCCCCGCCCGACGTGGAGCTCGCCGCCGAGGCCGAGGACGTGGTGGAGGTCGCCACCGACCCGGAGAAGGCGCCCGCGTACATGGCGCAGGCGGTGCTGGCCTTCAGCGAGCAGCTCGAGCGCATCGGGACGGTGGGAGTGGTGGTGCTCCTGGGGGGGATGCTCTCGCAGAGCTACCTGTCCGTGCACGTGTTCTGGTTCGTCCCGCTCCTCTTCCTGGTGATCCGCCCCGTGGCGGTGGTGGTGGGGCTGGCGGGATCGGACACCTCGCCCGCGCGGCGGCGGCTGATCTCCTGGTTCGGGATCCGCGGGATCGGCTCCGTCTACTATCTCACCTTCGCCATCGAGCACGGCGTCCCGGGCGACGTGGCGGAGCGGCTGACGGCGGTCATGCTGGCGACCGTGGTCGCATCCATCTTCCTGCACGGGGTCACCGTGACACCGCTGATGCGGCGCTACACCCGGGAGTCGCGCGACGAGGACTGA
- a CDS encoding zinc-dependent alcohol dehydrogenase, with amino-acid sequence MRALCWQGPNNVGVENVPDPKILNPRDAIVKITTTCICGSDLHLYDGYIPFMQPGDILGHEFMGEVVEVGPEVKKLRVGDRVVVPFTISCGSCFFCKRDLWSLCDNSNTNANLAEKVFGHSTAGLYGYSHLTGGYAGGQAEYARVPYADSGPLKIPDGMPDEQVVFLTDIFPTGYMAAEYCNIQQGDTIAVWGCGPVGQFAIRSALMLGAGRVIAIDRFPERLRMAGEGGAEVLNYEEVGGLLDITDALREMTGGRGPDACIDAVGMEAHGVGLEWWYDRAKQATRMETGRPIALRQAIQSVRKGGTVSIPGVYGGVVDKIPLGALMNKGLTIRTGQTHMQAYMGPLLERIQRGEIDPSFVITHRLPLDQAPHGYEIFKKKQDECIKVVLTP; translated from the coding sequence ATGAGAGCACTCTGCTGGCAGGGTCCCAACAACGTGGGCGTGGAGAACGTCCCCGACCCGAAGATCCTGAACCCCCGGGACGCCATCGTGAAGATCACCACGACGTGCATCTGCGGGTCCGACCTCCACCTGTACGACGGCTACATCCCCTTCATGCAGCCCGGGGACATCCTGGGGCACGAGTTCATGGGCGAGGTGGTGGAGGTGGGGCCGGAGGTGAAGAAGCTGCGCGTGGGCGACCGGGTGGTGGTGCCCTTCACCATCTCGTGCGGGAGCTGCTTCTTCTGCAAGCGCGACCTGTGGTCGCTGTGCGACAACTCAAACACCAACGCCAACCTCGCGGAGAAGGTCTTCGGCCACAGCACGGCGGGGCTCTACGGCTACTCCCACCTCACGGGCGGGTACGCGGGCGGGCAGGCGGAGTACGCGCGCGTGCCCTACGCGGACTCGGGGCCGCTCAAGATCCCCGACGGGATGCCGGACGAGCAGGTGGTGTTCCTCACGGACATCTTCCCCACCGGCTACATGGCCGCGGAGTACTGCAACATCCAGCAGGGCGACACCATCGCGGTGTGGGGGTGCGGCCCCGTGGGACAGTTCGCCATCCGCAGCGCGCTGATGCTGGGCGCGGGGCGCGTGATCGCCATCGACCGCTTCCCCGAGCGCCTGCGCATGGCCGGCGAGGGGGGCGCGGAGGTGTTGAACTACGAGGAGGTCGGCGGGCTTCTGGACATCACCGATGCCCTGCGCGAGATGACCGGCGGGCGCGGACCGGACGCCTGCATCGACGCGGTGGGGATGGAGGCGCACGGAGTCGGGCTGGAGTGGTGGTACGACCGGGCCAAGCAGGCCACGCGGATGGAGACGGGGCGCCCCATCGCCCTGCGGCAGGCGATCCAGTCGGTCCGCAAGGGCGGGACGGTCTCCATCCCCGGCGTGTACGGCGGTGTGGTGGACAAGATCCCCCTGGGCGCCCTCATGAACAAGGGGCTCACCATCCGCACCGGGCAGACCCACATGCAGGCGTACATGGGTCCGCTCCTGGAGCGGATCCAGCGCGGGGAGATCGACCCCAGCTTCGTCATCACGCACCGGCTCCCGCTGGACCAGGCGCCGCACGGCTACGAGATCTTCAAGAAGAAGCAGGACGAGTGCATCAAGGTCGTCCTGACGCCGTAG